A region of Procambarus clarkii isolate CNS0578487 chromosome 22, FALCON_Pclarkii_2.0, whole genome shotgun sequence DNA encodes the following proteins:
- the LOC138367414 gene encoding octapeptide-repeat protein T2-like: MRRGRVAGSESERVAGSESERVAGSESERVAGSESERVAGSESERVAGSESERVAGSESERVAGSESKRVAGSESERVAGSESERGGGERERAGGGERERAGGGERERAGGGERERAGGGERERAGGGEQERAGGGDREQAGGGDREQAGGGEREQAGDGEREQAGGGEREQAGGGEREQAGGGEGEQAGGGERDQAGGGDREQAGGGEREQAGGGEREQAGGGEREQAGGGEREQAGGGEREQAGGGEREQAGSRERESGKRERESG; encoded by the exons atgaggagagg TCGGGTGGCGGGGAGCGAGAGCGAGCGGGTGGCGGGGAGCGAGAGCGAGCGGGTGGCGGGGAGCGAGAGCGAGCGGGTGGCGGGGAGCGAGAGCGAGCGGGTGGCGGGGAGCGAGAGCGAGCGGGTGGCGGGGAGCGAGAGCGAGCGGGTGGCGGGGAGCGAGAGCGAGCGGGTGGCGGGGAGCGAGAGCAAGCGGGTGGCGGGGAGCGAGAGCGAGCGGGTGGCGGGGAGCGAGAGCGAGCGGGGTGGCGGGGAGCGAGAGCGAGCGGGTGGCGGGGAGCGAGAGCGAGCGGGTGGCGGGGAGCGAGAGCGAGCAGGTGGCGGGGAGCGAGAGCGAGCTGGTGGCGGGGAGCGAGAGCGAGCGGGTGGCGGGGAGCAAGAGCGAGCGGGTGGCGGGGACCGAGAGCAAGCGGGTGGCGGGGACCGAGAGCAAGCGGGTGGCGGGGAGCGAGAGCAAGCGGGTGACGGGGAGCGAGAGCAAGCGGGTGGCGGGGAGCGAGAGCAAGCGGGTGGCGGGGAGCGAGAGCAAGCGGGTGGCGGGGAGGGGGAGCAAGCGGGTGGCGGGGAGCGAGATCAAGCGGGTGGCGGGGACCGAGAGCAAGCGGGTGGCGGGGAGCGAGAGCAAGCGGGTGGCGGGGAGCGAGAGCAAGCGGGTGGCGGGGAGCGAGAGCAAGCGGGTGGCGGGGAGCGAGAGCAAGCGGGTGGCGGGGAGCGAGAGCAAGCGGGTGGCGGGGAGCGAGAGCAAGCGGGTAGCAGGGAACGAGAGAGCGGGAAGAGGGAACGAGAGAGCGGGTAG